The Arachis ipaensis cultivar K30076 chromosome B03, Araip1.1, whole genome shotgun sequence region tagttatatttttatgtgaaagattttaattttttactaataattaattttaacattcattatttaaaacttaaaagaaTAACCAATAAACTATTTGACTAATTCAATTGAACTTCCTTGCCCAAATAACGTCATCATATATAATATCATCACTAATCACTTAATATAGTTTTCTATCTCAAGTTGTTTTTTAAAATGATGAGTTAGATACAATCAATGCTAATTCTAATATATAGTATGAGAATCTAATCTAATGTTATTGAACCAACTATTAATAAATGTTCACCCTAGTTTTTTAGGTGAAGTAGGTTCTCTAATACCAATTATTAGAAGTAACAGAATATCAATTGGATTTCGCCTTTGACGCGTGCTGTTGGGTCTCCAAGCATTCATTCATGCATCGGCATAAGGTTAAAAACAGTAGGGCttgattataaatttataatcccCTCCTTTTTTTTCTCCAAAAGAACAAAAGCGTGGGGCTTCCTCCTCATGCCGATCATCAGCGTGGGAACTAATAGATGAAGTCACCAAAGTGACAAACTGTGATGATAcctgagaaagaggaagagaaattTTATAAGATCTATAATATTGAAATATGAGGAAAGTCTTGTTATTTGCACAAATTACATTCCCATTTCTTAATTTATGACGAATCTCATTGAGaaaattatatggtacagatctaaatctgtacagatttaaagatttgtttacttaaaTCACACTTTCTAAAGtcacacttttcacttaaaaccgtagctcttcacaaagaaaaacgtcacctaatggaaaaaagtaaattagaagatttaagagaagaaataattaagttatcaaaattaatagatcaaaaattaatgattttaactaatgttaactgtaatgacaccgaattcttaaaatcaatacaaaatgatttttctcaaaatctttattttactataagttttattgaaggacttcaaaaacctgaaaaaacttatttttcacacggaatttctaagaaatgttaccatggaaatgattccccacatctttatcatacttttaacccacaattaaattctatagtagatatacttgaagaaatattagtatctataaaatttcaaagaaataaggaaaaagaaaattccaaagaagaaaaatttcaaaatataatcaacataacagatttaaaagtaaaaccaccactaaaattatgaatattgaagaaaaattagaaaaagttacaatgctttttaaacaattaaaaatggctcaagaaaataatattatggaacagggatttcagatagaagaagaattagtaaattctgaaaacaTAGAAAATNNNNNNNNNNNNNNNNNNNNNNNNNNNNNNNNNNNNNNNNNNNNNNNNNNNNNNNNNNNNNNNNNNNNNNNNNNNNNNNNNNNNNNNNNNNNNNNNNNNNNNNNNNNNNNNNNNNNNNNNNNNNNNNNNNNNNNNNNNNNNNNNNNNNNNNNNNNNNNNNNNNNNNNNNNNNNNNNNNNNNNNNNNNNNNNNNNNNNNNNNNTGcgcacttttacgcagaaaactatattttccgactcgaaaaaattcactgaatccaaatatcatatttaaattatcaaattccaattgccaaatcttccaaccatattcgctcctatttaacttattatttactaaatttcggttagaccgggtattacattagagacatgttatttaaacttatactttcagataaatatcccaaaaaatagtcttgaaataaagatagaagaacttttggatgaaatttgtgctgaaaatcctttagatgttaaaaatacaaataacgaattagtaagtattaaattaaaagatcctacaaaagagataaatgttccaaataaaattccttattccgcaagagatagagaagaaTTTTCATTAGAATGTAGAgatcttttggaaaaagaaattataagattaagtaaaagtcctcatgcggctccagccttttatgtcgaaaacaataatgaaattaaaaagggaaaacgaagaatggttattaactataagaagatgaatgaagcaactattggtgatgctcataaacttccaagaaaagattctattttagaaaaaatcaaaggagcaacttggttttcatctcttgatgcaaaatcaggatattAGCAGcttcgtttagacgaagaaacaaagaaattaactgcttttacttgcccaacaaaagaatcaacaagtgtgttactctatgaatggaatgtattaccattcggattaaaacaagccccaggtatttaccaaagatttatggaagaaaatctaaaagagttaaatgaatttgttttagtgtatattgatgatatactaatttttacaaaacaggatagagaagatcatcttcaaaaattattaatagttttagaaagatgttaagaaaaaggattagttcttagcaaaaagaaagcaagaatagcaaaacaagaaatagagtttcttggattaattctatctactcaaggaaagctaaaacttcaaccaaatgtcctagaaaaggtaaatttatttcctaataaaatagaagatagaaaacaattacaaagatttttaggatgtataaattatatttctgatcaaggatttttaaagaatataacagaatacactaaaagcttatttccaaaaataagtactaaaaaagaatggaaatgggatgaaaaagatagtatacaaattcaaaggattaaagaattatgtgaaaaacttccagaactttatattccagaagaaaatgactacttaatagtagaaacagatgcttcagacataacctggtcatgatgtctaaaagctaagaaagctataaaaagtttggaacaaggaaaagaatcactagattctaaagaTTCCCtaaaggaattactttgcaggtatatttcagggacttttactccaatagaacagagatataccactcatgaaaaggaaactctagcagcaattaaatctcttaagaaatggaaaattgatttactaccaagagaatttacattaaggacagattcaagctacctaacaggtttcatacgatataatttaaaagttgattataatcatggacaattggtaagatggcaattatttttgttacaatatccaataaaaattgaatatattaagggtgacaaaaatgttattgcagatacattaacaagagaatggagttcgtctacaacgcattagatcaagaaattcaaaaatatggacacagatccaatccctcaagaaggccatcgaagcaatgaaatcaacacaacaagcagaaacatcagagttcagccagctaagcatggtggacaaatcaggtgaagaaaaaatttcagaaaataaaacaattgctgaaatcattaaaaaatccacccaagataaaaaatattatgtaatttataatggccccatgaaaggagtatatgatgcctgggaaaaagcagcaccattcacacacCAGTCaaagataattcataaaggagggttcctaacactggaagaggctaaatctacatatatgaaaggaattaattcaccaataagtttagcaatctgtgacaaaagaattactgatgacccaatagatcaaataattggaattgttcatggaaatttggcaaacgtaaatgttaaatttaatgcccatcttggatatgctatacctttatcactgaaaatcttggaagatctgtaagtttggcttataaatttcatagaaagaatctaatggaacaagatgatgaaccattttcaattacatatgcaataaattatgctttaacaaatagccatcatagtataatatttaaaaacagagaaagaatttatgtcgatgaattatttcagaaaattgtaaaaacagaaataccaaaatataaagctattgaaaactcAGTTCTATTACTAAAAGAACCATCAGGAAAAttggtttcatcaaattttcaaataagagaatctaaaattaatagtccctgaagtttatctaagttaaagattaaagaagaagattctgaaataaaagaattaacaaaaaagatcgaaaaattaaatgaaaccctaaatactaaattatgacaataaataaagaagaaatatatgtaacttatcaaaacaagaaacaagagctctttgaaagagaaaatcggtTGAATGTTTAGAAACAAcggaaagtgtagaaataaaaaaagtttttgaagatttgaaaaaatatattaaagaaaaagacaaacagataaaagattttataaacaataatccatgcaaaaaagaatattataaactaaaacaagattaaaaaactataaaaatgaaatcagaattataaatactaGTAATAATAGAAATTTTTAACATCTTCAAATCTATACACATTATAAACATAAAAGATGTTGAAAAATTTTCAACATCTTCAAATCTATACACATTATAAACATAAAAGAgttaaaaattggtatcagagccaagttaacgattaagggtaacactttctctttaagcaacacttttagtgatacgcttttaaaccaaataaaaacaaaaatctgtaaatctgtaccaAAATGCATCTGTACACTAGATGGACCCATCTCATTGATTCACAAAAGTATACATgaaaaaaaatcatatagtttACTTACTGACCTAAAATGTTAATGTAATTTGTCTGAGTTTTACTCTCTAGAGTTCAGAGTGTGAAGTAATTGATCAACTATTATAAAAAAAACTGTCAACCTTTTTTGCCCGAGAAGTAAGAACCGAATAATTTAGATATACAAAATACTTGTTTAGAAATTGTTAGGACCCACTAGATACTAAAAATGTCATTACACAAGACCCCAAAGTAGATGTTAAAAGAAGTTGGGCGACAAGCTAAGGGGCCGGCCCGCCCACTCATTTCTTCCATAACCTTCGTTCCAAAAATATCCCTCAATCACTTGCAAATGGAATCATAACATAATTTGTAAAAATGATTTTCTTGTATATAAATTTTTGATAatgtagtcaccaaaaaaaaaaaaatatttctgatAATCTGATTGACGTCCGTGATCAACTTACTTATTATAACTCCCAAAATGTATGTAGAGGAGTAGGAATGACAATAGGTATCTATTGGAACggaatttttgttttttgttctttattttcgtttaaaaaattatttttatttttgtcttatttCTATTACACGTCTCTATTTATTTTCCTCTGTGGGAGAGACGGATATTTATGGGTATAAatgaatattaaattttaaaaaataaaataatttaaccatgataaaattttatataattcaaacaaaaatatattaaataaaatttaatttaaacacATTCAACATTATTGAACCAAATTAAcattatttaactaaatttttaatatacaaattaaaataaaacgaaataaacaaattttcaacaaaagaatANNNNNNNNNNNNNNNNNNNNNNNNNNNNNNNNNNNNNNNNNNNNNNNNNNNNNNNNNNNNNNNNtatttttaaataaaactaaaaaaaataaaattaaatatatacttACATCATCTATATaagaatatttaaataattttattctaACGGAATTTAGTAGATTTCTATAGAACAGATATTTTAGTCCCAACAATTTTTATCTCCGTTTATTTGTGGAAACGAGTAGAAACTTAAgggatttttatttttctcccttttgtgAATAATCTCTACAAAAATCAGTGGCTCAAGAATTTTGTTATGGAGTAAAGGGTGGTGTTTTGGTTAGAAATGGATGTAGCAAGTGTATTTACACTTTGGTGGACGTGTTAGATGACAGGTCTAACACGCAGGGAGCGTGCTACATACATCACGCAGGGGGCGTGGAGCACACGTGGCGAGGGCTGGTTGGCTGAAGCTGGTAGCACGTGGGGGGCGTGCTGACACATGGCGAGGCCTGGTTGGTTGAACCAGGCAGCATGTGGGGGGGGGTGCTGAGTCAGCACGCAGGGGGCATGCTGACACGTGGCGACGCCTGGGTGGTTGAAGCTGGCAGCACATGGGGGGTGTGTTGAATGCTCACCTCTATATAAGACAAAGCTTTGTACCATTTTCATTCCGAAGAAGAGTGTGCTTTGAGTGGTCTTTGAGTGTTGGTAGTGTAATAGAGGGTACTGCAAATTTGGTAGTGTATTGCAACGGTGAGATAATACGGAATACTCATGAGGAAGTGAGGTTTGTGAGCCAGAATCCATTTTCGTTTGTGGTTTCATACACCATGATGTTAATGGAGCTTCAGAACGGTCTCTGTCAAAGCATGGAGAACGGTATGTTAATGAGAGTGAGCAGAATTCTGTATCGGAATCCTGTTGTAGTTTTTGGGGGTCTAATATAGTTTGATATCATGCCGATCACTGACGAAGCGAGTATGCAAAATATATTCCAAATTCACCAGCAGACTCAAATGCGACAGCCACAGATTGaattgtatgttgagtttgaaaacaTAGAGGCAGAAGGAATTCAAAATGATTTAGATATAGAGGATGATAGAGCTGCAGTGTACGAAGGAATGAATAGTGACAGCGAAGAGGACTTCGAAGCCACTTATGAAGCCGGCGACGAAGACGAGGATGGTGATGTGGGAGTTGAGGCAGCAGTGGAGAATGTAGTAGTTCATCCCTCGAGCAGTCAACTGATGAACGTTCCACCGTTTATACGTGACTTGGATCTCGATGCCATGCATGCACCAGAATTTCTCGAATATGCAAACATAGGTACGTGATGACTGAATAATATGTTCTTGTTAATTTATACTTTGGATTGATTAATGAACGATGATTTTTGCTTTCTGTAGGCGTTGCTAATCCTGAGGACGGGGAGTTCCGGATTGGAATGAAATACAGTTTTAGAAAGTCGGTCGTCGCAGCAATTAGAAgttacactatctctagaggagttgactacaatgtgtatgagtctgagccacagatgttctatgcaaaatgcaagatgTATGGGCGTGGGTGCGACTGGCTTATCCGAGCTAGCTTGATACGGAAAAAAAATTGTTGGGAGATATGCAGATACAATGGTAGGCACACGTGCACAATAGAAACGATTTCACAGGATCATTCCAAGTTGGACTCAGATACAGTTGCTGAGGCTATAAGGCCATTGGTCGAGACTGACTCGTCCATCAAGGTGAAATCTATAATAGCAAAAGTCTAGTCAAGGTTCAACTATACCATTAGTTACCaaaaggcttggttggcaaagcagaagtccATAGTCAAAGCTTTCTGTGGTTGGGAGGATTCTTACCAAGCTTTGTTGTGGTGGTTCTCGGTCATGGTTCAGAAGATGCCTGGTTCAATTGTCCAAATAGAAACACGATCACTATACAACGGGAATGAGGAGGCGCACGGTGTAAAAATACTTCATTGCGTATTTTGGAGTTTTAATCCATGCATTATGGCGTTCAGGCATTGCAAGCCCCTAGTTCAGGTTGATGGAACACACCTATACAGAAAATACAAAGGTACACTTCTGGTTGCTGTTGCACAAGATGGGAATCAGAACATTGTGCCTATCGCTTTTGCCTTGGTGGAAGGGGAGACAGCTGATGCGTGAAACTTCTTTCTTAGGAATCTGCGAATGCATGTTGTTAGAAAGGATGGTGTGGGTATGATCTTAGACCGACATGAGTCAATCCGGGCAGCAGTAAATCGTTCCGGAGGTGACTGGCAACCTCCAAGAGCATGGTGGATGTTTTGTATAAGGCACATCGGCAGCAACTTCCTAAGGGAATTCAAAGTCCCTCACTTGCAAAAACTTGTTGTCAATATAGGGTATTCGAGAACGGTGGAGGAGTACAATATCAACTATAAGAGGTTGGAAGAGCGAGGCGAGGCATATGCCAAGTGGTGTGATGCCATTGGACTCAGACATTGGGTATTGGCATTCGACGAGGGACATCGATGGGGCCATATAACGAGGAACCTTGTCGAGTCCATTAACTTAGTGTTGAAGGGTGCCCGTAATCTACCTGTGTTGGCGCTGGTCCGAGCAATATATTATCGGTTAAATGAACTTTTTACGCGAAAAAGTGCCGAGACTCACGAACGCAAGCATGCTGGATTTACTTACTCCGTATTTGCACAGCAGCGGATTGAAGCAAATATGCAACAGACTGGGAATATAGTTGTGCATCGGTTTGATAGACGAAATGAGGTGTTTGAGGTATACGAAATGACTAGCAAAAAAGTGATAGTTGTTGATCTTGCACGACGGGCGTGTGACTGTGGACACTTTCAGGTGGAACGACTACCATGTCACCATGTTATTGCTTGCTGTGCTAACCAGCGTCTCTATTGGCAGTTGTATGTACATGATGTGTACAAGTTGACAGAGGTTTGTAAGGTATATAGATTTGAGTTCATACCATTAGGTGATCCCGAGACATGGCTTGCTTATGAGGGACCTACATTGGTCGCTAATCCCGCCTTGAGGCGAACGTCAAATGGTCGCCCCAAATTGACCGATACTTGAATGAAATGGACTCACGCGACATGCGTGGTCCTCGGATATGCCGTCTTTGTGGTGCTCAAGGTCATAGTCGGAGTCGATGTCCTCAGCGTCCTGGACCGAGTGGTGCTGGTGACGATGCTAGTACCTAGGTCTTTGTTGGTATTTTTAAATttgcattttgtatttttattttcatcgTGTTTGCATTTTTAAATTCGTATTTTGTCAGTTAATGTTAGcttaatattatacaaaagattAACTACAAAGTAAATATACAAAAGATTAACTACGAATTACATAGGTCATCATACAAAAACATTAACTATGAATTACATACCTCAACATACAAAAAGATTAACTACGAATTATATTAACTTAATTCGTAATATTAAATCTAAAAATCCTAAACCCAAGCTCACTTCTTTCCCACCAACCAGTTCAGTCCCTTACCCATCATGCCTTGACCGAACCGCGCCAGAGTATACCTATCAGGTAGATTTTGCTCCGTCTGTAGGTCATACGGGTGACCTTGAACTGAGTCATCCACACCCGGAGCTGCCGACCCACCTGCCTCTGCTGGAGCGGCCGACCCCCCTGCCTCTGCTGGAGCAGATGCACCGGGGTTATACTCGTCAACAACCACGAATGCCCACTGTGGCTGGATGAAACCACTATCACACGACGCACCCCCGGACGTGTGGT contains the following coding sequences:
- the LOC107633396 gene encoding uncharacterized protein LOC107633396, with amino-acid sequence MHVVRKDGVGMILDRHESIRAAVNRSGGDWQPPRAWWMFCIRHIGSNFLREFKVPHLQKLVVNIGYSRTVEEYNINYKRLEERGEAYAKWCDAIGLRHWVLAFDEGHRWGHITRNLVESINLVLKGARNLPVLALVRAIYYRLNELFTRKSAETHERKHAGFTYSVFAQQRIEANMQQTGNIVVHRFDRRNEVFEVYEMTSKKVIVVDLARRACDCGHFQVERLPCHHVIACCANQRLYWQLYVHDVYKLTEVCKVYRFEFIPLGDPETWLAYEGPTLVANPALRRTSNGRPKLTDT